A stretch of the Salarias fasciatus chromosome 3, fSalaFa1.1, whole genome shotgun sequence genome encodes the following:
- the LOC115381405 gene encoding transmembrane protein 184C-like — translation MPCSCAEWRRWIRPLVLVLYALLLVAVLPLCVWELQKDKVGTHSKAWFIAGIFVFLTIPISLWGILQHMVHYTQPELQKPIIRILWMVPIYSLDSWLALRYPSLAIYVDTCRECYEAFVIYNFLVFLLNFLSNQYPSLVLMLEVQQQQPHLPPLCCCPPWPMGEVLLFRCKLGVLQYTVVRPVTTVIALICQLCGVYDEANFSFRNAWSYLVIINNISQLFAMYCLLLLYRALREELTPIRPVGKFLCVKLVVFVSFWQAVFIAFLVKVGVISDKHTWDWDSVEAVATGLQDFIICIEMFLAAIAHHYTFTYKPYVQEAEEGSCFDSFLAMWDFSDIRADVTEQVRHAGRTFLGRPNKMYFGAVARPEHTEHTGLLNATSQDPLAAAAASVPSSPSASGRYQGLGHTPAPHSISAPAGFTSPSWEDDGGGGEP, via the exons ATGCCGTGCTCCTGTGCAGAGTGGAGGCGGTGGATCCGCCCGCTGGTCCTGGTTCTTTACgccctgctgctggtggccgtGCTGCCGCTGTGCGTCTGGGAGCTGCAGAAAGACAAG GTGGGGACTCACAGCAAAGCCTGGTTCATCGCCGGCATCTTCGTCTTCCTGACGATCCCCATCTCTCTGTGGGGCATCCTGCAGCACATGGTGCACTACACCCAGCCCGAGCTGCAGAAACCCATCATCAG GATCCTGTGGATGGTGCCGATCTACAGTTTGGACAGC tgGCTCGCCCTGCGCTACCCCAGCCTGGCCATCTACGTGGACACGTGCCGCGAGTGCTACGAGGCCTTCGTCATCTACAACTTCCTGGtgttcctgctcaacttcctgAGCAACCAGTACCCCAGCCTGGTGCTCATGCtggaggtgcagcagcagcagcctcacctgcCGCCGCTGTGCTGCTGCCCGCCGTGGCCCATGGGCGA gGTGCTGCTCTTCAGGTGTAAACTGGGAGTCCTCCAGTACACCGTGGTGAGACCGGTTACCACGGTGATAGCACT catctgtcagctgtgtggagtttacgaTGAGGCCAACTTCAGCTTCCGGAATGCCTGGTCCTACCTGGTTATCATCAACAACATATCACAGCTG TTCGCCATgtactgcctgctgctgctgtaccgAGCCCTCCGGGAGGAGCTGACTCCCATCAGGCCCGTGGGGAAGTTCCTGTGCGTCAAGCTGGTGGTGTTCGTCTCCTTCTG gcaGGCCGTTTTCATCGCCTTCCTGGTCAAAGTGGGAGTGATCTCAGACAAACACACCTGGGACTGGGACAGCGTGGAGGCGGTGGCCACGGGACTGCAG GACTTCATCATCTGCATAGAGATGTTCCTGGCGGCCATCGCTCACCACTACACCTTCACATACAAGCCCTACGTCCAG gaggcagaggagggctCGTGTTTCGACAGCTTCCTGGCCATGTGGGATTTCTCCGACATCAGAGCCGACGTCACCGAGCAGGTTCGCCACGCCG GTCGCACGTTTCTGGGTCGTCCCAACAAGATGTATTTCGGCGCTGTGGCTCGACCGGAACACACCGAGCACACCGGGCTGCTCAACGCCACCTCGCAGGacccgctcgccgccgccgccgcctccgtgCCCTCCTCGCCTTCGGCCAGCGGGCGCTACCAGGGGCTCGGCcacacccccgccccccactcCATCTCTGCCCCCGCCGGCTTCACCTCGCCGTCCTGGGaggacgacggcggcggcggcgagccgtGA